The following coding sequences are from one Gossypium raimondii isolate GPD5lz chromosome 4, ASM2569854v1, whole genome shotgun sequence window:
- the LOC105779528 gene encoding protein ENHANCED DISEASE RESISTANCE 4, translating to MTGGTNPKVRLVRCPKCRLVLQEVPDFPVYRCGGCDAILVAKTQKSIAKSTSVLQAADNLSIEGHHNKDRDTSRSSNSYSYSDCEKLDENGSNKGQKNGKGQLQLENLEYWNAEQQGVSSDTFLKSTELHHESVAEANNDTLPLAANDNPQATREINLAVSDDLLEQPQKTELVFDRLRSVDTFETLDFGSPSSGLSGPDGGMDDQKLHSLKNSYKAASYLVPEETHPRDKLPARGTMDGSSGMQDPARNLSSDLSKKKHFATQKYIRRHRDEPLEPGNWPRLDIDECPPHISFSRKASLRRYEHAGPSGESQDEFPFDSTFYPHEKIECTEHENMKLLRMLHELQDQITKTCHLNGRSSTDAPWRQNPFPTYCCQEPPEDENFYPRYHGRHGQKSSWSQQGGFACMPFSGGGIDTRYSIDNSCLYCHPQDWKLSSEQLHPPIFRHDRELCRAHLGHSCCNSSSSCSSTPLGYLESDFSNWNHVIKSDDQRYKDHELKRYLKEKHHSVRRHLRPTAGGAPFVTCYFCFTTLRLPADFLLFKRKLHQLRCGACSKVLKFSFVKGIHIVPYELVAAAPPPCEVSDRSEAINAAVSTLASCSHGVLQADPMSNSDDCSHTFSKSCFTDGDPVSPGNTDTKTMFSSSYEHMEQRKDFVLKQSQNKHKTSTETFDSAEPSSTMSRSEEVSLEELPPTGGISLHHLMGYSSPNQLIYGLVSSISGTSSVHSGETSD from the exons ATGACGGGTGGAACAAATCCAAAAGTTCGACTAGTTAGATGTCCTAAATGTCGATTGGTTCTTCAGGAAGTCCCAGATTTTCCTGTATATAGATGTGGAGGCTGTGATGCTATTCTTGTTG CGAAAACTCAAAAATCCATTGCCAAAAGCACCTCTGTCTTGCAAGCTGCTGATAACTTATCTATTGAAGGGCACCACAACAAGGATCGTGATACATCCAGATCCAGTAATAGTTATAGTTACAGTGATTGTGAAAAGCTTGATGAAAATGGATCAAATAAAGGAcagaaaaatggaaaaggacAGCTCCAGTTGGAAAATTTAGAATATTGGAATGCTGAGCAGCAAGGAGTTTCCAGTGACACTTTTTTAAAATCCACAGAGCTTCATCATGAGAGTGTAGCAGAGGCAAATAACGATACCTTGCCGTTAGCAGCCAATGACAACCCACAAGCTACAAGAGAAATCAATTTAGCTGTTTCAGATGATCTCTTGGAGCAACCTCAGAAAACTGAACTCGTGTTTGACCGTTTAAGGTCTGTTGATACTTTTGAGACTTTAGATTTTGGTAGCCCCAGTTCTGGACTCAGTGGTCCTGATGGTGGAATGGATGATCAGAAATTACATTCTCTTAAAAATAGTTACAAGGCTGCTAGCTATCTTGTTCCTGAAGAAACACACCCAAGGGACAAGTTACCAGCCAGAGGTACGATGGATGGTAGTTCTGGAATGCAAGATCCTGCAAGAAATCTGTCATCAGATTTGTCCAAGAAGAAGCATTTTGCCACACAAAAATACATCAGGCGGCATCGAGATGAACCCCTAGAACCTGGAAACTGGCCAAGACTTGACATAGATGAGTGTCCACCTCACATTTCTTTCTCTAGAAAGGCTTCCCTGCGCAGGTACGAGCATGCTGGCCCTTCAGGTGAATCGCAGGATGAGTTCCCTTTTGATTCAACCTTCTATCCGCATGAGAAGATTGAGTGCACTGAGCATGAAAACATGAAACTGCTAAGAATGTTGCATGAACTGCAGGATCAAATCACCAAAACATGCCATCTCAATGGAAGGTCTTCCACTGATGCACCATGGAGGCAAAACCCTTTTCCTACATATTGCTGTCAGGAGCCTCCTGAGGATGAAAATTTTTATCCTAGATATCATGGAAGACATGGGCAGAAGAGCAGCTGGAGCCAGCAAGGTGGATTCGCTTGTATGCCTTTCTCAGGAGGTGGAATTGACACAAGATATAGCATTGACAACTCCTGTTTATACTGCCATCCTCAAGACTGGAAGCTTAGTTCAGAACAGTTGCATCCACCCATCTTTCGACATGACCGAGAACTCTGTAGAGCTCACCTTGGTCATAGTTGTTGCAATTCCTCTAGCTCTTGTTCCTCTACTCCACTAGGATATTTAGAGTCTGATTTTTCTAATTGGAACCATGTAATTAAATCTGATGATCAGAGGTACAAAGATCATGAGTTGAAACGGTATTTGAAGGAGAAACATCATTCAGTCAGGCGACATCTCCGGCCCACCGCAGGAGGAGCACCTTTTGTAACCTGTTATTTTTGCTTCACAACATTGCGGTTACCGGCAgactttttacttttcaaaaggAAGTTGCATCAGCTAAGATGTGGTGCTTGTTCAAAGGTACTTAAgttttcttttgtaaaaggAATCCATATAGTGCCATATGAACTTGTTGCTGCAGCACCTCCACCATGTGAAGTCAGTGACCGCAGTGAGGCAATTAATGCAGCGGTTTCGACATTAGCATCTTGTAGCCATGGTGTTCTGCAAGCAGATCCTATGTCTAACTCTGATGATTGTAGTCACACTTTCAGTAAAAGCTGCTTCACTGATGGAGATCCTGTTTCTCCTGGCAATACTGACACCAAAACTATGTTTTCTAGTTCTTACGAACATATGGAACAGAGGAAGGACTTTGTTTTGAAGCAGTctcaaaacaaacataaaactTCAACAGAAACTTTTGATTCAGCTGAACCTTCTTCAACTATGTCCAGGTCAGAGGAAGTGTCCCTTGAAGAGTTGCCACCAACTGGGGGTATATCGCTTCATCACCTCATGGGATATTCTTCACCAAACCAACTGATATATGGATTGGTATCATCCATATCTGGCACAAGCTCAGTCCATTCCGGTGAAACATCAGACTAA
- the LOC105779530 gene encoding 60S ribosomal protein L10, translating into MGRRPARCYRQIKNKPYPKSRYCRGVPDPKIRIYDVGMKKKGVDEFPFCVHLVSWEKENVSSEALEAARIACNKYMAKFAGKDAFHLRVRVHPFHVLRINKMLSCAGADRLQTGMRGAFGKPQGTCARVDIGQVLLSVRCKDSNSHHAQEALRRAKFKFPGRQKIIVSRKWGFTKYNRADYLKWKSENRIMPDGVNAKLLGCHGPLANRQPGRAFLKASS; encoded by the exons ATGGGGAGGA GACCTGCAAGGTGTTATCGCCAAATCAAGAACAAGCCATACCCAAAATCTCGATATTGCCGTGGTGTTCCGGATCCTAAGATCAGAATTTATGATGTTGGGATGAAGAAAAAAGGTGTTGACGAGTTCCCTTTCTGTGTCCATCTTGTCAGTTGGGAGAAAGAGAATGTCTCAAGTGAGGCGTTGGAGGCTGCTCGCATTGCCTGCAACAAGTACATGGCCAAATTTGCTGGAAAGGATGCGTTCCATTTGAGGGTAAGGGTTCATCCCTTCCATGTTCTGCGGATCAACAAGATGCTTTCATGTGCTGGTGCTGATAGGCTTCAGACTGGAATGAGGGGTGCTTTTGGGAAGCCTCAGGGAACATGTGCAAGAGTTGACATTGGTCAGGTCCTGCTTTCAGTTCGTTGCAAGGACAGCAACAGCCACCATGCACAGGAGGCCCTCCGCCGTGCAAAGTTTAAGTTTCCCGGTCGTCAAAAGATTATTGTTAGCAGGAAGTG GGGATTCACCAAGTACAACCGCGCTGATTATCTGAAGTGGAAGTCTGAGAACAGGATTATGCCAGATGGTGTGAATGCAAAG CTTCTTGGATGCCATGGACCTTTGGCAAATCGTCAGCCTGGGAGAGCTTTTCTGAAAGCATCATCTTAG
- the LOC105779529 gene encoding uncharacterized aarF domain-containing protein kinase At5g05200, chloroplastic, producing MAVSSFRSGRLPLFHHPQLPNKAAACTTRSIGGFKKPNGRFSSNPKCGRALFLFAQYSQSSQAQTQQDRFSSRLQSSLENLPKLLEDIVQTSISTGPRGALRLAQGIQAFVGVGGEWLADVSRSTNEPTGIPSQLQLGLLSPLYLRKLFERMGATYIKLGQFIASAPTLFPPEYVEEFQKCFDRAPAVPFEDIQAILREELGRPIDSIYEYIDPTPIASASIAQVHGARLKGSQDDVVIKVLKPGIKDILVADLNFIYIAARILEFLNPDFSRASLVGIVKDIRESMLEEVDFNKEATNIESFRRYLEAMGLTRQATAPRVYNYCSTRRVLTMERLYGVPLTDLDSISSLVSSPENSLITALNVWFGSLLACETFHADVHAGNLWLLRDGRIGFLDFGIVGRISPKTWAAMEVFLASIATEEYESMASALIEMGATNQNIDAKAFARDLEKIFSSIQEIDTEVVVATARGTNTNATAVSANIIVDERQMNALFLDVVRVSESYGLRFPREFALLMKQLLYFDRYTRLLAPDMNMLQDQRITIVSNRRSNYRDNLR from the exons ATGGCAGTTTCATCATTTAGAAGCGGGCGTTTACCGTTGTTTCATCACCCTCAATTGCCTAATAAAGCCGCTGCTTGTACAACAAGATCGATTGGTGGGTTTAAGAAGCCAAATGGGCGTTTCAGTTCCAACCCCAAGTGCGGAAGGGCCCTCTTTCTTTTTGCCCAGTACTCTCAATCATCTCAAGCTCAAACACAGCAAGATCGTTTCTCATCTCGTCTCCAAA GTAGTCTTGAGAACTTACCCAAGCTGCTGGAGGATATCGTCCAGACATCTATAAGCACAGGTCCCCGAGGAGCCCTGAGGCTAGCTCAAGGTATTCAAGCCTTTGTTGGTGTTGGTGGGGAATGGCTTGCTGATGTCTCTAGG TCCACAAATGAACCTACTGGAATACCATCACAGTTGCAGCTGGGGTTGCTTTCACCACTTTACTTAAGGAAACTGTTTGAGCGTATGGGTGCAACTTATATCAAATTAGGTCAG TTCATAGCATCCGCACCAACACTATTCCCACCAGAGTATGTTGAGGAATTTCAAAAATGCTTTGACAGAGCTCCTGCAGTTCCTTTTGAAGATATTCAAGCAATCTTGCGTGAAGAATTAGGGAGACCAATTGATagcatatatgaatatattgatCCAACACCAATTGCCTCAGCTTCTATAGCACAG GTACATGGTGCAAGGCTTAAAGGCTCCCAAGATGATGTAGTTATAAAGGTATTGAAACCTGGAATCAAGGACATTTTGGTGGCAGACCTCAACTTCATATATATAGCAGCTCGAATATTGGAGTTCCTAAATCCTGATTTCAGCCGTGCTTCACTG GTTGGTATTGTTAAAGATATACGGGAATCCATGCTTGAAGAAGTTGATTTCAATAAGGAGGCTACAAATATTGAATCCTTCAGGAGATATCTCGAAGCCATGGGATTAACAAGGCAGGCAACAGCCCCGAGAGTGTATAACTATTGCAGCACGCGGCGAGTTTTGACTATGGAGAGGCTTTATGGAGTTCCTCTTACTGATTTAGACTCTATAAGCTCACTTGTCTCTAGCCCAGAGAATAGTCTTATAACTGCACTTAATGTCTG GTTTGGAAGTTTACTTGCATGTGAAACCTTCCATGCTGATGTGCATGCAGGCAATTTATGGTTACTGCGTGATGGCCGCATTGGGTTTCTTGATTTTG GTATTGTTGGACGAATATCACCAAAGACATGGGCTGCTATGGAAGTTTTTTTGGCATCTATTGCAACTGAAGAGTACGAATCAATGGCATCTGCCTTGATTGAAATGGGTGCAACCAATCAGAATATTGATGCCAAGGCCTTTGCAAGAGATTTGGAAAAGATATTTTCATCTATACAG GAAATTGATACGGAGGTAGTTGTCGCCACTGCCCGAGGGACAAATACAAATGCAACTGCTGTCTCTGCAAATATAATTGTTGATGAGAGACAGATGAATGCACTTTTTCTTGATGTG GTTCGGGTGAGTGAGTCATATGGACTGCGATTTCCGAGGGAGTTTGCACTTCTAATGAAACAACTTCTGTATTTTGACCGTTATACACGGTTGCTTGCCCCCGACATGAACATGCTTCAGGATCAAAGGATAACCATTGTGTCTAATAGAAGAAGCAACTATAGGGACAACTTAAGATAG
- the LOC105780598 gene encoding putative pentatricopeptide repeat-containing protein At1g16830, with amino-acid sequence MIWRCRWGFLPSTPATAIFASFRLISVRLFSAPEVSSTDKSQAFSGEKKTLIINPQIVHSTLLNCPSNLIALSFFLWCAKQPNYFHDVQAFDCMVNVVSQLTKKYLTVRRIVGELENIGCVIKPQTFLLLLRIYWRSALYGMVFETFHEMAAFGFTPNTFARNVVMDVLYRIGHVDKAIKVLNDTHFPNFLTFNIALCNLCKLSDLSNISYVSRRMIQLGYYPNVKTFEMILNCFCKMGRLAEAYQVLGLMITLGASVSMNVWSILIDGFCRLHQPGLAYALFKKMLRTGCSPNLVIYTSLIKGFLDSRMVNSASSILNRLECDGYVPDLVLCNVLIDCLSKVGRYDDAFGIFLSLSDRNLVPDSYTFCSLLSNICLSRRFSLLPNIASGLAIEGDLMVCNSLLNYFCKAGYPLHAVQLYDYMLARGLTPDKYSFVGLLSGLCGAGRFDEAVNVYQALIRYYPGLDAHVHTVIVDRLIRVGKYHRAFRLFRRALEEKYPLDVVSYNFAIYGLFKSGRIYEAYTLYSQMKEVGVFPNAHTYNLVISGFCKGRDLKMVKQLMQEISKTEVELDHHTINSVIKLLFRSYPYPSDLNQLIEMCKSGLIPDEAMYAQFSKGLASGINIGHAQHSLMRDQLLVDPSSSDDIPDVAASVG; translated from the coding sequence ATGATATGGAGATGCCGCTGGGGCTTCCTGCCTTCAACACCAGCAACCGCTATCTTCGCATCATTTCGTTTGATATCAGTTCGCCTTTTTTCAGCACCAGAGGTAAGTTCAACCGATAAAAGTCAAGCATTTTCTGGTGAAAAAAAGACACTTATTATTAATCCTCAAATCGTTCACTCTACTCTACTCAACTGCCCTTCTAATTTGATTGCCTTGAGCTTTTTCTTATGGTGTGCTAAGCAACCCAATTATTTTCATGATGTTCAAGCGTTTGATTGTATGGTTAATGTTGTCTCCCAGTTAACTAAAAAGTATCTAACTGTGAGAAGAATTGTTGGGGAATTGGAAAATATTGGTTGTGTGATAAAGCCACAAACTTTCTTGCTTTTGTTGAGGATTTATTGGCGTAGTGCATTATATGGAATGGTTTTTGAGACTTTCCACGAAATGGCCGCTTTTGGTTTTACTCCTAATACATTTGCACGTAATGTGGTCATGGATGTTTTGTATAGAATTGGTCATGTTGATAAAGCTATCAAGGTTTTGAATGATACCCACTTTCCCAATTTCTTGACCTTTAATATTGCTTTGTGTAATTTATGCAAGTTGAGTGATTTGTCTAACATTTCATATGTTAGTAGAAGAATGATCCAGCTGGGATATTATCCTAATGTTAAGACATTTGAGATGATCTTGAATTGTTTCTGTAAAATGGGTAGGCTAGCAGAGGCATATCAAGTGTTAGGCTTGATGATTACGCTTGGAGCTTCTGTATCGATGAATGTTTGGAGTATATTGATTGATGGGTTTTGTCGGTTGCATCAACCTGGTTTGGCTTATGCTTTGTTTAAAAAGATGCTTCGGACTGGTTGCTCACCTAATCTGGTGATTTACACTAGTTTGATCAAGGGATTCTTGGATTCCAGAATGGTCAATTCTGCTTCTAGCATTCTAAATAGACTGGAATGTGATGGATATGTTCCTGACTTGGTTCTCTGTAATGTATTAATAGATTGTTTATCTAAGGTTGGGAGGTATGATGATGCATTTGGTATTTTTCTGAGCTTGTCTGACAGAAATCTGGTACCTGATTCTTATACATTTTGCTCTTTGTTATCCAACATATGTTTGTCCCGGAGGTTTTCTCTTTTACCCAATATAGCTAGTGGACTTGCAATAGAAGGGGACCTAATGGTCTGTAATTCCCTACTTAACTACTTTTGCAAGGCTGGCTATCCATTGCATGCTGTACAGTTATATGATTACATGCTTGCTAGAGGTTTAACACCTGACAAGTATAGTTTTGTTGGATTACTTAGCGGGCTATGTGGAGCAGGAAGATTTGATGAAGCTGTTAATGTTTATCAAGCACTAATACGGTATTACCCTGGTCTTGATGCTCATGTCCATACTGTTATTGTAGATAGGCTCATAAGAGTTGGTAAATATCACAGAGCCTTCAGATTGTTTAGGAGGGCACTTGAAGAGAAATACCCTCTAGATGTTGTATCATACAATTTTGCCATCTATGGACTTTTTAAGAGTGGAAGGATATATGAAGCCTATACACTGTACAGCCAGATGAAGGAAGTTGGTGTTTTTCCTAATGCACACACATATAATTTGGTCATCTCTGGTTTCTGTAAGGGAAGAGATCTCAAAATGGTCAAACAGTTGATGCAAGAAATCAGCAAGACAGAAGTTGAGTTGGACCATCATACGATAAACAGTGTTATTAAACTGTTGTTCAGATCTTATCCATATCCTTCAGACCTCAATCAATTAATTGAGATGTGTAAATCAGGTTTGATACCTGACGAGGCAATGTATGCACAATTCTCCAAGGGGCTTGCATCTGGAATAAATATCGGTCATGCTCAGCACTCACTCATGAGGGATCAACTATTGGTGGACCCATCTAGCTCTGATGATATTCCTGATGTGGCTGCTTCTGTGGGCTGA
- the LOC105779531 gene encoding uncharacterized protein LOC105779531 — protein MGQLPPHLELQRSRVSCNKDAPIHTESIQYSGAYASMGIDNSSRLDRFSNNFRVEVVRLNEDDMEFDMIGIDAAIANSFRRILIAELPKMAIEKVLIANNTSIIQDEVLAHRLGLVPIRVDPRLFLAIVENDQPNEKNTIVFKLHVQCKRGSPRITVKSDALKWLPNGSELVKETRNATSDSSSKPETYTYFCCSQETIPEFVKNPIIPKYPDIIIAKLGPGQEIELEAYAVKGIRKTHAKWSPVATAWYRMLPEVVLLEDIEDDLAEELKSKCPVNLFDIEDLGKGRRATVARPRACTLCRECIRGDDWEKRVALHRVKDHFIFTIESTGALPPEVLFTEAVKILEDTNA, from the exons ATGGGTCAACTTCCACCACATCTTGAACTCCAACGAAGTCGTGTTTCATGCAATAAGGATGCCCCTATCCAT ACTGAGAGTATTCAATATTCTGGCGCTTATGCATCGATGGGAATTGATAATAGTTCACGACTTGACCGATTCTCTAACAACTTTAGAGTTGAAGTGGTTCGACTCAATGAAGATGACATGGAGTTTGATATGATCGGTATTGATGCAGCTATTGCCAATTCATTCAGGAGGATCCTTATAGCAGAG CTTCCTAAAATGGCAATTGAAAAAGTTCTCATTGCAAACAACACATCAATAATCCAAGATGAAGTTCTTGCTCATAGGTTGGGCCTCGTTCCAATCCGTGTTGACCCAAGGCTTTT TCTTGCAATTGTAGAAAATGATCAGCCAAATGAAAAGAACACCATTGTTTTCAAACTCCATGTTCAGTGTAAAAGAGGTAGTCCACGTATTACAG TTAAATCGGATGCATTAAAGTGGTTGCCTAATGGGAGTGAACTGGTTAAGGAAACAAGAAATGCAACTTCAGATTCATCATCAAAGCCTGAAACATACACTTACTTCTGTTGCAGTCAAGAGACCATTCCAGAATTTGTCAAGAACCCCATTATCCCTAAGTATCCAGATATTATTATTGCTAAACTTGGCCCTGGACAG GAAATTGAACTGGAAGCATATGCTGTTAAAGGCATTCGGAAAACACATGCAAAGTGGTCCCCAGTGGCCACTGCTTGGTATCGGATGCTTCCTGAG gttGTATTATTGGAAGATATCGAAGATGACCTTGCTGAAGAACTCAAAAGCAAATGCCCTGTTAATCTGTTTGATATAGAAGATCTTGGAAAAG GTAGAAGGGCAACTGTAGCAAGGCCACGTGCGTGCACACTTTGCAGAGAATGCATAAGAGGTGACGATTGGGAGAAACGTGTGGCACTGCACCGTGTTAAAGATCATTTCATAT TCACCATTGAATCTACTGGAGCATTACCTCCTGAAGTTCTATTTACTGAAGCAGTGAAGATTTTAGAAGACACGAACGCATGA